One Methanobacterium formicicum DSM 3637 genomic window, TAACCTCAATAACTCAAGTAGCCTTACCAACCAGAATACTTTAGTGAAATTTGCTGCTATCCATGCTTTCCAGAGTGGCAGGTCAACCGTAGAAAAGAATGATGTAATTTTTGCTTACATTGATCTGTTTGAAATTCTGGAGCATACGTACCAATTCATTGAGGCCAAGATCCCGGGATCCCTGGATTATGGTGAAGGATGGAATGGTGCCATTCAGAAGGATCAGGAAGTCTTGAGATGGTTATATGATAATGGTATTGTCGATGAAGGAAATGCCATTCCCAAGCAAGACTACTTGAATAAAATCAAGGAACTACATGGAATAAGAGATCGGCAAGCAGAAAGTGTATTCAAAAAGCATACGGAAGTACATGGGTGGGTAGGAAAAACCAAAAGAAAGAGAAATGTTTTTGTTTGGCTAAAATTCCAACCTGAAGAATGCAATAATTGTAATGTGCAGTCTGATTTCAAGTTTGAATATGAGTCATATGTCCAATATTACGAGCAACTCCTGATTGAGGAATCTGAAAAAGCATTGCAAATTGCAAACATTACAATGAATGAGGAGGTTGGATAAAATGTTCCAACCAATTCTTTTAGAGGGATGTAGTATGTTAAATCCATCTCCGAGATTATTACCAAAAGTCTCGGATAATGATGGAATAAATGAAGTCTATGGAGTAGCTAGAGCAAGGGAAATGCCTGTTGTATATGTATTTCAATATGAAGATGGTTCAACAACAGTTAAGTATGATATGGAGCATTTATATGGGTATAAACTGTCTAATGCGGCATGCATGACAATTAATGCGTTTTTTCAGCAAATAGTGTATATCTACGGTTTGATGGAATTTCCACCCGGTGCTGAAACTATACATGTCTGTGCTTATCCTAAATATGGTGATATAAGCAACATCCGCCCAGAAGACTCGAACGGAATAGCTAAACCAATATATGATATTGTAATGGATGCGAAAAACTGGAGATGAGAAAGTTTGGAATACTATCTCAAAAACTTTTCATTTTTAATTTTTTTTTGACATCAAACATGGCTTCTGTGTACAATAAATGATTACTATAATTTGTGTTAGAGGATTATGTTTACAACCCCTATAATTACATATTTCTTTTAAATTGATTTAAAACGATATTTTCCAGTGTATTCCAATGTATTCATGAAATAAATGCATATTTGGGATCCGTTAAGTTTATAAATGATCAAATCATAGTATAATTGCACACAAATTCACCGTGAAGGATTTTAAACCATACAGGGGTGAAATATTCCTGGAAATTTTCACGGTTGAGGGTGACTACTGTGTCATCCTCCACTCCTATTGAGAGGGGGGAGTCGTATTGGGAGATGAAAATTCTAAAAAAAGCAATAAAAATGAAATACGATATGCTATTGGAACAGTGAGTTATGGTGTGATACTGACAAATGAAATGTTGATAAAGGGTCTTAAAACCGGCCATGGGGTTATAATTATTAATAAAGATGATTTAAAAAGGATTATGAATAAAACTTTCGGATTTGATGATTTTATAGATGAAATTTCCCGTATAACAGAAATTATGGATTTATGGCAATAATTTCAATTTATTAAAAAAAATAATAAATTGTTTCTATTCAGATCATCAAATCTTCGTTTGTTATCCATTCACGTATTATGTCTATGTATTTTTCTCTGATGCTATAATAAATAATTCCTTTGATATCTTTTGCTTCGATTATGTCTTCTTTACCCAATCCCTTCCTTCTTGCTGTTAATCCTGATTTAACTCCGGCAATCGTTAGACCATCAATTTCTTTGGTGACATTTTCAAACTTGCATTTTGAAATTTTATTCATCATGATGATTACTGATTGTATTGGGGCAGGGTTTTCTTCAGTTTGTGTAATAGAAGCTAAAAATAATTTTTGAAAGGTAGTAGTGTTATCAAGGTAGGATAATAGTTCGTGTTTTTCCCAGGGCCTGTTTTTGGTTTTAAAAGATGTGAATCTGTCTAAACCCGTATTGGGGTCTTTAATTAGTTCAGATATAGTTAATAAATCAATTAACTTATTTTTAATGGTTCTTTCACGTTCAACAATGAATGAATCGTAGTTATCATCTTTAAGGTATTCCAAGGCTTTCTCTGAAATAAAGTGTCGTTGCATTAATTCATTTAACTCTTCATCATTCATCTCTACGCTCTTCAAGTATGTTGATGGTATTTTATTTTTAATTTTTTCGTTAGTTTCATCTAGCAGGAGTGTTCTGTTAACTATACTATCATTAGTAACTTCGAAATAAGTTGAAGTGGCTTTAGGTAAATTTTTAACGTTTTTTGGGAATATGTGGTGGTCATGTATTTTTATTCCTTTAAACGTTCCAGAATCTAAAGGTCGGCCCGTATAAAAGTCAGGGGCTTTATTCAAAGCAAGTAAGCAGAGAACAGTATTGTAAAGTGAAGAACCTTTATTAATACTTGCTAAATCTAATTTTTGGATATCATCGTTATTTACCCGATTTAATCTCCTTATTACTGATTCATCCTGTATTATAAACCATTTTTTAAAATCACGGTAATCTTCAGACATTATACTATCACTTGAACCACTATAATCCCCGGATATTGTTGCATACCAATACCATTTGGAAAGTAAGTCATCAAATAACTGCCTGTCAATATTACTATAATCCTTTTCATATTTCCACATTATGGCTCCCATTACAGGAATCATTGTTTTATTCTGGATGAAATCGTATTTTATTGCTCCAAAATCGTTTTTTCCAATGTTCATTATTCTTTCAACTGCTTTGATGGCATAATGGTAAGCGTTATCCCATAGGTTTTTAAACTCTTTGGAATCTTCAACCAACGTAATTTTACCTATTTCGTCTCTTTTTTTGATTTTCATTTGGGGAATGAGGTAGAAAACATATTTAGATGAGCAATAATCCTGTTTATACAAAGACATAAGTTTTAGAATATATTCATTCATACTCCTATCGACTTTCTTAAGCTCATTTTTGCCTTGTTTTTCCCATAATTTTCTTAATCTAATGCCTTGTGGGAATAAAAAAGCGTTCATTAGGTCAAAAGTAGATAATCTCATTCCTTTTTGGTTAATTTTTGCAAATATCCCACAAATATCCGATAAATCCCTATCCTTTCCTAAAGTGTGTGTAATAAACGAATAATCCATTATACGGTTAATATTTCTGATGTTATCATATAATTTGATAAAATCATCCAAGTTTTCTGGGGTCATTTTTACAAATGTTTCGGCATATCCCTTGGCCCAATCATCAAAATCATTACTCATGAAATCTTTATCATGGAGGAGCCTTAAAGGAAAGATATTTTCGTTAATCCAATCATTTTTTCTATTTTTCACGTCTTCAATAGCCATATAACTTTTAGAAAACTTGTAAAAGATTGCATCTTCATAATTATCATCTATGTATTCATTTAAATCCAAAAAAAACATGTAATAAGTGTTTCGATATGGGAATTTTTTATTAGGTGCGTATAATGCATAATATAATGAAGATAACCTTTGCTGACCATCAAGAATGGCAAAATATGGGTTTTCAGGTTGGTCGGCACCCCATAAAGGATCCCACTCGCCGATGGCTAGTTGCTCTGGGAACTCCCAAAATAGTAAGAGGCCTGTATAATAATCTTGAAAAATAGAAATTAATAAATCAGATACCATTCCCGGATTCCATTCGTATTTTCTCTGGAAATTTGGAATAACATACTCCCCATTCTCAACACCCTTTAATAAATCTCCAACACTTTTAATAGGACTTGGATCTTTAACCATTTGAACCTCTCCCCGTTTACCATAACATGAAGCCAAGGCATCATCATTAATAATATGAAATTGTGGCCATATGCTTAATCTTACGAATTATGAATATAATTAATTTAGTATTATATTTGTTGATCTTCATTCCCTTTTTCATTAACATCATAATAAAATAAAATCTTCATTTAGGAACCTTTAAATTTAGTTTGGGCATATTTATTATTCATAATATGATTTAGAATTATAGAGGGGTAACATGGAGAATCACCTTTTCAATCAGACTCTACTGAAAAAATATTCAAAGAGTTATAATCTGAATCCTACGAAGCATGATTTACTTAAAGAATACATCAGTAAGATTGATCGTGGTGATTTTAAGTCTGAAACTAAAAATTATCTTAATTTTTACGATATTATTCTTAAAGGGATCCTGGGTTATAAACGGGAAGATGTTCTTTTTGATGAGAAGGGCGATGTGGGTACAGGTAGAAGTGAGTTTGTTCTGACATCTAAAGATAAAAAGTTCATGGTTATTGAACTGAAGGGTCAGGGTATTGACCTGGACAAAAGACAAAGTGGTCGTTCTGATAATAAAAGTCCAGTTGAACAGGCTTTCGGATATGCCATCAACACTGGAGATGTTGATTGGATCATGGTGTCCAATTACGATGAATTCAGGCTTTATAATTATTATGAGAAGACTAAATACATATCATTTACTGCAAGGGAACTGTTAGATAAAGAAACGTTTGCTTTTTTCATGCTAGCATTTTCCAGGGAATCCCACATTGAATCGGGTTATATCAATGAGGTTAAAGATGGAACACTGACTGT contains:
- a CDS encoding DUF262 domain-containing protein; translated protein: MVKDPSPIKSVGDLLKGVENGEYVIPNFQRKYEWNPGMVSDLLISIFQDYYTGLLLFWEFPEQLAIGEWDPLWGADQPENPYFAILDGQQRLSSLYYALYAPNKKFPYRNTYYMFFLDLNEYIDDNYEDAIFYKFSKSYMAIEDVKNRKNDWINENIFPLRLLHDKDFMSNDFDDWAKGYAETFVKMTPENLDDFIKLYDNIRNINRIMDYSFITHTLGKDRDLSDICGIFAKINQKGMRLSTFDLMNAFLFPQGIRLRKLWEKQGKNELKKVDRSMNEYILKLMSLYKQDYCSSKYVFYLIPQMKIKKRDEIGKITLVEDSKEFKNLWDNAYHYAIKAVERIMNIGKNDFGAIKYDFIQNKTMIPVMGAIMWKYEKDYSNIDRQLFDDLLSKWYWYATISGDYSGSSDSIMSEDYRDFKKWFIIQDESVIRRLNRVNNDDIQKLDLASINKGSSLYNTVLCLLALNKAPDFYTGRPLDSGTFKGIKIHDHHIFPKNVKNLPKATSTYFEVTNDSIVNRTLLLDETNEKIKNKIPSTYLKSVEMNDEELNELMQRHFISEKALEYLKDDNYDSFIVERERTIKNKLIDLLTISELIKDPNTGLDRFTSFKTKNRPWEKHELLSYLDNTTTFQKLFLASITQTEENPAPIQSVIIMMNKISKCKFENVTKEIDGLTIAGVKSGLTARRKGLGKEDIIEAKDIKGIIYYSIREKYIDIIREWITNEDLMI